Genomic segment of Candidatus Rokuibacteriota bacterium:
CGCTGGAGCTGTTCGCGCGGGAGATGTTCAGCCCGGAGACGCGGATCCGCTTCCGCCCGAGCTTTTTCCCGTTCACCGAGCCCTCGGCGGAGGCTGACTTTGTGTGCTTTCTCTGCGGCGGGGCGGGGTGCCGGGTGTGCAAGCAGTCGGGGTGGCTGGAGATCCTGGGGGCGGGGATGGTCCACCCCCAGGTGTTCCGGCACGTGGGCTACGATCCGGAGGAGGTGACGGGCTGGGCCTTTGGCATGGGGGTGGAGCGGATCGCCATGCTCAAGTACGGGATCGACGACATCCGGCTCTTCTTCGAGAACGACCTCCGGTTCCTGCAGCAGTTCGGGGCGTAGCCGGACCGCGCAGCATAGCGCCATAAAAGCTCTTCTCGGCCAGGAGCGCTCGCGCGGGTCGGCTACTGTGCGGACCCTCCTGGCGTCGGACACAGCCATGCTACGGTGTCGTAATCTCCTTCGATCGATGATCCCCAGTAGGGGCCTCCGAAATTCGCGTAGCCGATTACCCGGTATTTCGTCGGTGGAGCGATGGTGTCCTTTTCCAGGTCGGCCCTCCAAGGTAAGAGGGCTTCAACAGCGCTCGTTTCAACTTGCGGAAGCGGCCAATGAGCCTTCTCGCAGGTTAACAAATGACTGCGGACTATAACTCGTCGGAGCGAAGCCGAGCGGCTCCCACTCGACTCCTGGCGAGCTTCATGTGGAAGGCGTTGTGGCTTTTCATGCTCCATGTTCCCGTGGCGCTTTTTCTTCTACTCGCTTTTGCGCCGTTGGGCCGCGCTCAGCAAGCAATCCCAGCTAGACCCGAACTCGTTCTCCAAACCGGCCATGCTGACGTCGTTTACTCGCTTGCCTTTAGCCGCGATGGCCGCTACCTGGCCTCGGGGAGTGGGGACCGGACGGTTAAGATCTGGGATGTCGCCACGGGTCAGCAACTGCGTACTCTGACTGGTCATGCCAATAACGTTACTTACGTCGCTTTTAGCCCGGATGGACGCCGCCTCACCAGCAAGGACGCAGAGGACAACGTCACGCTTTGGGAGGTCACCACGGGCCGTCAGCTCTATACGCTGTCGGGGTTGAAACATGCAGCCCTCAGCCCGGACTGGCGCTACCTAGCCTCGCGTGGCCACGATTGGCGCCAACTCGCCCCACGCTCGCGTGGTCAAGGCACTGTCAGACTTTGGGAGGTGGCCACGGGGCAGATGGTGCGTACGTTGCACCCCTTAACCAGCTGGTTTACCCAAGGAGGGCTTTTGGCTTTCAGCCCCGACGGACACTACCTGGCGCTGGCGAGCGAAAATACGGTCGAGCTTTGGGAGGCGGCCACGGGACAACGGACTCACATGCTCGCCGACCATGGCTCACCTGTCCGGTCTTTCGTTTTCAGCCCCGATGGACGCTACCTGGCCTCCTCCGAAAGCTGGGGTGGGGCGGTTAAACTTTGGGAAGTGGCCACAGGGCGGATAGTTCACAACCTTTCGGGCCATAGGCACGGGGCCGATTTTCTTGCTTTCAGCCCCGATGGAGCCACTCTCGCATCAGGGGAGGGGATTGGCATTGTCAAGCTCTGGAACGTCGCGACTGGCCGTGAGGTCCGTACACTCAGCCATCGCTCCATTGCGTTCAGCCCTGACGGGCGTTGGTTCGTGTCCAGGAGTCGAGATGGGCAAGTCAAGGTCTGGGAGCTTGCCACAGGTCGAGAGGTGCTTGCCTTGGCACCCCCCGAGCCGCGAGGGGAAATCCTCGATTTCGCCTTTAGTCCCGATGGTCGGTGGCTGGCGGATGGTGGCGGGAGGTATAGGCCCGGTGGGATCGCATCCGGAATGCTCAGGCTCTGGGAGATCCCGAGCGGGCGTCAGGTTCGGACTTTTGGCGGTGACTCCTCAAGGGTCAACGGTGTTGCTTTTGGCTCTGAAGGGCGTTACCTGGCCATAGCCGGCCAGGAGAGGGTCACACTTTGGGAGTTGTCAAAGGGCGAACAAGCACAGTCCCTCGACACCTATACGGAATCTTCCAGCGCCTTCGCCTTTAGCCTTGGCATGCGGTGGCTGGCGTCAACAAACCACAAAACAGTCAAGCTCTGGGATGTTGCGAGTGGGCGCGAAGTACGCACCTTAACTGGCCATACTGGATCCCTCTGGTCCGTTGCTTTCAGCCCCGATGACCGCTGGTTAGCCTCCGGGAGCAGCGGGACTTCCGTTCCTGTTGAGCTTATGCGCCATGGCACTGAACCGGTTTGGGACGACCCGATTAGGCTTTGGGATGTTGCAAGTGGGAAAGAAGCGCGCGTCTTTGCCGGCCATACCGGACCTGTGTCGAGCCTTGCCTTTAGCCCCGATGGCCGCTGGCTTGCCTCGGGAAGCATGGACGACACGGTTAGGCTCTGGGATGTCATCACCGGACGCGAAGTTCATGTCCTTAAACATGTTGCTGTGCTAACAGTCGCTTTTAGTTCCAATGGTCGATGGCTTGCCTCGGGGGGCAGAGAAGATCATACGGTCCGGGTCTGGGACGTGGCAACGGGCCGTGAGGTGGGCTCACGCGCGGGCCATACCGGCCCCATTTATCATGTGGCGTTTAGTCCCGACGGACTCTATTTGGGCTCGTGTAGTTCGGATGGCACGATTAAGCTCTGGGACGCAGAAACGGGGCGAGAGGTGCGCACCCTAACCGGACATAGTGATGGCGTGCGTTCTTTAGCCTTCAGTCCTGATGGACGATACCTGGCTTCTGGCAGCTGGGATGCCGGCGTGCGCATTTGGGACCTCGCAACTGGCGATCACCGAGCATCACTTATCCCGCTGCGAGCCACAAACGAGTGGTTGGTTGTAACTCCCGACGGCCTCTTCGATGGGTCCCCCGGTGCATGGGACAGCATCCTCTGGCGGTTCGAGGGAAACACCTTCGATGTTGCTCCGGTGGAGATCTTTTTCAATGAATTTTACGATCCAGGCCTGCTTGCCGACATTTTTGCAGGGAAAAAGCCAAAGGCGCCGCGCGAGATCGGCCAGTTTGATCGCCGCCAGCCTCGAGTCAAGCTAGCGCTAGCGGATGGCCAAGCCTCCCCTGGACAAAAGGTATCTACCAGCACTGTGGCACTTAAAGTCGAGGTAGCCGAAGCGCCTCCTAGCAGAGAAAAGCTGGCTGGCAGTGGCGCGCGTGACGTCCGTCTGTTCCGTAATGGGTCCCTTGTAAAAGTCTGGCGTGGAGATGTGCTACAGGGTAAAGGCGGTAAGGTTGTATTGGAATCAACCGTGCCGATTGTTTCCGGTCAGAATCGCTTGACTGTCTATGCATTTAATCGGGATAACATCAAGAGTCCTGATGCCATGCTCGTGGTCACTGGCGCAGAAAATCTCAAGCGGCCAGCCACCGCCTACATCCTGGCTGTGGGTATCAATCAATACGCCAACCGGAGGTACAACCTCAGGTATGCAGTGCCTGATGCAGAGGCTTTTGCCGCAGAGCTAAAGCGCCAGCAAACTCGGCTCGGCACCTTTGCCCAGATCGAGATTGTTCCCCTCCTCGACCAACACGCCACCAAAGCCAATATTCTTCTGGCGCTGAAGCGTCTGGCTGGGACGGAGCCAGGTCCTTTTCCTCCGGGAGCACCGCCGGTGCTAGACAAAATCAAACCGGCTCAGCCCGAAGATGTTGTATTCATCTATTACGCTGGTCACGGAACCGCGGACGGATCGAAGTTCTACCTTATCCCGCATGATTTGGGCTACTCAGGGAGCCGCACACAGTTGGACGAAGCTGGTTTGAAGACCATCTTGCCACACAGCATTTCGGATCTGGAGCTGGAGCAGGCCTTCGAGAAGTTAGATGCGGGGAGGTTGCTTTTGGTCATTGATGCCTGTAATTCCGGGCAGGCGTTGGAGGCCGAGGAGAAGCGCCGAGGACCGATGAACTCCAAGGGGTTGGCGCAGTTGGCCTATGAGAAGGGGATGTACATCCTAACTGCGGCACAGGGCTATCAGGCTGCGCTTGAGGCGGCGCAACTGGGACACGGATTGTTGACATATGCCTTGGTGGAGGAGGGGTTGAAGACAGCGGCGGCAGATACGGCACCGAAGGATGGCCAAGTAGTGATGCGCGAGTGGCTTGACCATACGACGTTGCGTGTTCCGCAGTTGCAAACGGCGATGATGAAGGAAGGGCGGAGCCGAGGCAATGAGATTGCCTTTGTGGATGGCGAAGAGAAAATTCAAGAGCTAGACAAGCGGAGCCTACAGCATCCACGAGTGTTTTACCGGCGCGAGGTCGAAGCCCAGCCACTTGTTGTGGCTAAGCCGGAGGCAAAGTAACCAACTTCCTGTAGGATCGCGGGTGGAGAGGATCGCCATGCTCAAGTACGACATCCGGCTCTTCTTCGAGAACGACCTGCGGTTTTCTGCAGCAGTTGAGGGCGTAGGAGCTGACTTCGGGAATCCGAAGATGTCTCGGACGAAGTCCTCCTCCGGACCCACACCTCCCCGTCAAGGTGTCGGGGTAAGCGCAGCCGTGGGATCGGGTCCGGTCGAGGTGACGGCGGGCGGGGGGCTCCGCCGCGCGAACTGTTGCGCAAGGACCACGGGAGGATGACCATGAATTTCGGGACGTTCCTGCTCATGCAATCGCCGTCCGCGCGCTCCGCGCAGGAGATCTATGCGCGCGGGATCGAGATCGCCCAGGCCGCCGAGGCTCTCGGGTTCCATAACGTCTGGCTCGCCGAGCATCACTTCTCCACGTACGGGTACCTCTCGCGCCCGACCCAGCTCGCGGCGTACATCGCGGCGAAGACCACGCGCTTGCGGGTGGGCACGGCCGTCATCGTCGTTCCGCTCCACCACCCCCTGGTGATCGCCGAGGAGATTGCGACGCTGGATCTGTTATCCGGCGGGCGCCTGGACGTGGGGCTCGGGCGGGGCTACCAGCCCTACGAGTTCGAGCGGTTCGGCCTTGAGCTCGAGAGCGGCCGTGAGCGGTGGGATGAATCGGTCGACGTGATCTTGAAGGCGCTGGGCGGCCAGCCCTTCAGCTACGAGGGGAAGTTCTTCAAGATCCCGGAGACGTCGGTGTTCCCGCAGCCGGTCCAGCGACCGCACCCGCCTATCTGGATCACGGCGCAGAGCCCGGACTCGATCGAGGGGGCCGTGCGCCGCGGGTTCCATGTGCTCACCGGGGGCTTCGGCGTCTCCATCGAGCGGTTAGCCGAGTTCCGCCGGCTCTTCGACCGCCTGGTGGCCGAGGTCCGACCTCCGCGCCCGCTGGAGATCGGCGTCCAGCGGGCGGTCTACGTGGCGGAAAGCGAGGCCGACGCGCGGGCCGCCGCCGAGGAGGCCCGCTGGAACATGCGGGTGACGCTCAGCCTGCGCAACCGCTACGAGCGCGTGGAGCGAGGCCGCGCCATCCCGGTACCGGCGCCGAACGAGCCGGACCTCGACGACCTCCTGGACCGCTTCCTGGTCATCGGGGCGCCGGACACGTGCATCCGCCAGATCAAGCGCATCAAGGACCTCGTGGGCATCACGCACTTCAGCGGCAGTTTCTGGTTCGGCGATCTCGAGCACACGCGCGTGCTGCGCTCGATGGAGCACTTCGCCAGGGACGTCATGCCGGTGTTCCGCGGACCTTGACAGTCGGTGGTCGCGAGGCCTATGATCCGGCCATGACGACGCTCGAGCGGGCGGAGGCGGCCGAGCGCGCGATGATCCAGGAGCTCGACCGCGTCGTCGTGAAGTCTGTGATCTACACCTCCGGCGAGCGGGACCCGAGGCTGCCGGTCCAGCGACCGCCGGACCAGGGCAGGCTCTATATGATGGGGCACGATCCGCGCCTGCCGCGGATGCCCGATAAGCCGACCCTGCTCGACTTCTTCAAGTATCGCTTCGGGCCCGCCAATCACCTGCTGCAGAGCGCGCGGCTCGCGCTAAAGAGCGGGGCGAGCGAGAAGGTCGTCCTCGCGTGCCTGTTGCACGACATCGCCATCGCCGGATTCATCCGCAGCGACCACGGATACTGGGGGGCTCAGCTCGTGGAGCCCTACGTCGCCGAAGAGGTGAGCTGGGCCATCCGTTATCACCAGGCGCTGCGGTTCTTCCCGGACGAGTCGGTCGGATATCACTACCCTGAGATGTACGTCAAGCTGTTCGGCGCGGATTACAAGCCCGAGCCCTACATCGAGCGGGACTACCGTTACGCGCGGAACCACAAGTGGTACATGACGGCGCGTCTGATCTGCGTCAACGACCTCTACGCGTTCGATCCCACCGTGCAGGTCTCCCTGGAGGAGTTCACCGACATCGCGGGTCGGAACTTCCGGCAGCCCGAGGAAGGGCTTGGCTTCGACGCGAGCCCCTCAGCGCACATGTGGCGCAGCATCATCTGGCCGACAAAGTACCTGTAGGGCTCCGCCGCGGCATCGAGCGCCGCCGGTCGTACCCCGACCTCGACCGATTCAGCACGGAGATCGCCTCGCCGCAAGACCTTTGCGAGGCCGAGGCGAACCTTGAATATTCAGGACCGCTTCCGCCGCGACTGTATGTCCGAGCGCGAAGAGAGGGAGCGCGACATGGCGACGCGGAAGAAGGGTACCGGGCTCCTGATGGTCTGGGCTGACGTCCCCGCGGACAAGGAGGAAGAGTTCAATCGCTGGTACAACCGGGAGCATCTGGCCGAGCGGCTGTCCATACCCGGCTTCCTGAGCGGTGCCCGGTACGAAGCGGTGAGAGGGGGACCGAAGCATCTCGCCTGCTACGAGTTGGAAAGCGTCGCGGTGCTCGAGAGCGAGGCCTACGAGAAGGTGCAGAAGAACCCGACGCCCTGGACCCAGCGCATGGGACCCCACGCCGTTGCCACGACGTACATCCGCAACGTCTACACCATGATCCATCCGGCAACGGTGACGCTCGAGATCGCCCGGAGCGACATGGGGCCGGCCCTCCAGATCGGCCGCATGGACGTGCCCGCTGACGTCGATCAGGAGTTCAACACCTGGTACAACACGATCTATGTCCCCAACTACGAAAAGGTCCCCGGCGTCATCCGTGGGCGGCGGTATCGCGCGATGGTTGGGACGCCGATGTACCTGACCCTCTACGAGTTCGAGCATCCCAAGGTCTCGGAAAGCGCGGCGTGGGCCACCCAGCGGAATGCGGTGCCGGTCTCGGAGCGAATGCGGGGCTACATGCGCCACGCGCCGGGGTCGCCGGGCGTGTACGTCAAGACATTTCAGTTGTGAAGAGGATTTCCTAGATGCCGAGCAGGGCGGAAGGATTCTGGCGCGTCATCCGGTCGAGCTGAGCATCGGTGATGCCTAGATGCCTCGCATGAAAGCCGCAGTCTTGTCGCAGATCGGCGGTCCCCTGGTCATCGAAGATCTTCCGCGTCCCCAGCCGCGGAACGGGGAAGTCCTGGTGAAGGTCACGGCGTGCGGCGTCTGCCATACCGACCTCCACGTGGTGAAGGGGGAGGTGAAGTTCCCGCTCCCCGCGGTCCTTGGCCACGAAATTTCGGGTGTGGTGGAGGAGATCGCCTCGGGGGTGAGCGGCGTCAAGCCTGGGGACCGAGTTGTTTGCACGTTCATCATGCCCTGCGGTTCCTGCTACTACTGTATCCGCGGCCGGGACGACCTCTGCGAGACCTTCTTCGCGATGAACCGACTGAAGGGCACGCTGTACGACGGCGCGAGCCGGGTGCGGCGAGCGGATGGCTCCCCCCTGGCGATGTACAGCATGGCAGGACTGGCGGAGTACGCCGTGGTCCCCGCCTCGGATGTCTTCCGCGCCCCCGCCGATCTCCCGCTGGCCGACACCTGCATCCTCGGCTGCGCGATCATGACCGCTTACGGCGCCGTGAAGAATCAGGCCCAGGTCATGCCCGGCGAGACGGTGGCGGTCGTGGGCGCGGGAGGCGTCGGATCCAACGTGATCCAGGTGGCTCGGGTCTTCGGCGCCACAGAGATCATTGCCGTGGATGTGAGTGACGACAAGCTCGACGCAGCCAGGAGGCTTGGAGCCAGCCAGGTCGTGAACGCGTCGAAGGGGGATCCCGTTGCTCAGGTGATGAGCCTCACGGGAGGGCGCGGAGCCGACGTCGTGATCGAGGCACTCGGCAGGCCGGAAACGGTGGTCAACGCGTTCATGATGACGTGCGACGGCGGGCGGACCGTGGTGATCGGCATCGCAGCCGGCCAGGCCACCGCCGGCATCGAGGTGACGCGGCTCGTCCGCCGGGGCATTCGGCTGAGCGGTTCTTACGGCTGCCGGGTGCGGACCGATATGCCGGAGGTCCTGCGCCTGGCGGCGAGGGGCCAGATCAACGTGTCACAGCCGATCACGCGGCGGTACCGGCTGGAGGAAGCCGACCAGGCGTATGCGGCCCTGAGTCGGGGACAGGTCATCGGCCGCGCGATCGTCGTCATGGAGTAGTCACGCCGGCGGCATCCCAGCTCCCGCGTCTCTCAAGGTCTTGCCCTCGCGGGGCAGAGACGGCGCGATCAGAGGATACGGCCCGGCCCGGGGTTGAGCACCCGTGACCTCAGGCTGTCGACGGGGGGAGGGGCGTCGGCGGCTTTGCCCCCAGCAGATGGATGCAGCTCCGGGCGCATCCGTTCCGGGTGGGCCAGAGCGAGCAGTGCGTGACCCGGAAGCGCGGGCGCCAGAACATCCCGGTGAGGCCGGCGAGGAGTGC
This window contains:
- the pheS gene encoding phenylalanine--tRNA ligase subunit alpha (catalyzes a two-step reaction, first charging a phenylalanine molecule by linking its carboxyl group to the alpha-phosphate of ATP, followed by transfer of the aminoacyl-adenylate to its tRNA; forms a heterotetramer of alpha(2)beta(2); binds two magnesium ions per tetramer; type 1 subfamily) — encoded protein: LELFAREMFSPETRIRFRPSFFPFTEPSAEADFVCFLCGGAGCRVCKQSGWLEILGAGMVHPQVFRHVGYDPEEVTGWAFGMGVERIAMLKYGIDDIRLFFENDLRFLQQFGA
- a CDS encoding LLM class flavin-dependent oxidoreductase, translating into MNFGTFLLMQSPSARSAQEIYARGIEIAQAAEALGFHNVWLAEHHFSTYGYLSRPTQLAAYIAAKTTRLRVGTAVIVVPLHHPLVIAEEIATLDLLSGGRLDVGLGRGYQPYEFERFGLELESGRERWDESVDVILKALGGQPFSYEGKFFKIPETSVFPQPVQRPHPPIWITAQSPDSIEGAVRRGFHVLTGGFGVSIERLAEFRRLFDRLVAEVRPPRPLEIGVQRAVYVAESEADARAAAEEARWNMRVTLSLRNRYERVERGRAIPVPAPNEPDLDDLLDRFLVIGAPDTCIRQIKRIKDLVGITHFSGSFWFGDLEHTRVLRSMEHFARDVMPVFRGP
- a CDS encoding zinc-binding dehydrogenase — translated: MKAAVLSQIGGPLVIEDLPRPQPRNGEVLVKVTACGVCHTDLHVVKGEVKFPLPAVLGHEISGVVEEIASGVSGVKPGDRVVCTFIMPCGSCYYCIRGRDDLCETFFAMNRLKGTLYDGASRVRRADGSPLAMYSMAGLAEYAVVPASDVFRAPADLPLADTCILGCAIMTAYGAVKNQAQVMPGETVAVVGAGGVGSNVIQVARVFGATEIIAVDVSDDKLDAARRLGASQVVNASKGDPVAQVMSLTGGRGADVVIEALGRPETVVNAFMMTCDGGRTVVIGIAAGQATAGIEVTRLVRRGIRLSGSYGCRVRTDMPEVLRLAARGQINVSQPITRRYRLEEADQAYAALSRGQVIGRAIVVME
- a CDS encoding caspase family protein; the protein is MWKALWLFMLHVPVALFLLLAFAPLGRAQQAIPARPELVLQTGHADVVYSLAFSRDGRYLASGSGDRTVKIWDVATGQQLRTLTGHANNVTYVAFSPDGRRLTSKDAEDNVTLWEVTTGRQLYTLSGLKHAALSPDWRYLASRGHDWRQLAPRSRGQGTVRLWEVATGQMVRTLHPLTSWFTQGGLLAFSPDGHYLALASENTVELWEAATGQRTHMLADHGSPVRSFVFSPDGRYLASSESWGGAVKLWEVATGRIVHNLSGHRHGADFLAFSPDGATLASGEGIGIVKLWNVATGREVRTLSHRSIAFSPDGRWFVSRSRDGQVKVWELATGREVLALAPPEPRGEILDFAFSPDGRWLADGGGRYRPGGIASGMLRLWEIPSGRQVRTFGGDSSRVNGVAFGSEGRYLAIAGQERVTLWELSKGEQAQSLDTYTESSSAFAFSLGMRWLASTNHKTVKLWDVASGREVRTLTGHTGSLWSVAFSPDDRWLASGSSGTSVPVELMRHGTEPVWDDPIRLWDVASGKEARVFAGHTGPVSSLAFSPDGRWLASGSMDDTVRLWDVITGREVHVLKHVAVLTVAFSSNGRWLASGGREDHTVRVWDVATGREVGSRAGHTGPIYHVAFSPDGLYLGSCSSDGTIKLWDAETGREVRTLTGHSDGVRSLAFSPDGRYLASGSWDAGVRIWDLATGDHRASLIPLRATNEWLVVTPDGLFDGSPGAWDSILWRFEGNTFDVAPVEIFFNEFYDPGLLADIFAGKKPKAPREIGQFDRRQPRVKLALADGQASPGQKVSTSTVALKVEVAEAPPSREKLAGSGARDVRLFRNGSLVKVWRGDVLQGKGGKVVLESTVPIVSGQNRLTVYAFNRDNIKSPDAMLVVTGAENLKRPATAYILAVGINQYANRRYNLRYAVPDAEAFAAELKRQQTRLGTFAQIEIVPLLDQHATKANILLALKRLAGTEPGPFPPGAPPVLDKIKPAQPEDVVFIYYAGHGTADGSKFYLIPHDLGYSGSRTQLDEAGLKTILPHSISDLELEQAFEKLDAGRLLLVIDACNSGQALEAEEKRRGPMNSKGLAQLAYEKGMYILTAAQGYQAALEAAQLGHGLLTYALVEEGLKTAAADTAPKDGQVVMREWLDHTTLRVPQLQTAMMKEGRSRGNEIAFVDGEEKIQELDKRSLQHPRVFYRREVEAQPLVVAKPEAK
- a CDS encoding HD domain-containing protein; this encodes MTTLERAEAAERAMIQELDRVVVKSVIYTSGERDPRLPVQRPPDQGRLYMMGHDPRLPRMPDKPTLLDFFKYRFGPANHLLQSARLALKSGASEKVVLACLLHDIAIAGFIRSDHGYWGAQLVEPYVAEEVSWAIRYHQALRFFPDESVGYHYPEMYVKLFGADYKPEPYIERDYRYARNHKWYMTARLICVNDLYAFDPTVQVSLEEFTDIAGRNFRQPEEGLGFDASPSAHMWRSIIWPTKYL